One part of the Aspergillus luchuensis IFO 4308 DNA, chromosome 5, nearly complete sequence genome encodes these proteins:
- a CDS encoding DUF3435 domain-containing protein (COG:S;~EggNog:ENOG410Q28Y;~InterPro:IPR021842;~PFAM:PF11917) — MARRPRHHSSNDDDDGTASNASFRLDSDDAASVGFQTDITDVTDSDMPLPTRHRGKGRPRQNRSMQKSSGRKSHENNKGSPSPSRANTDSDCSSIEGGMVVGASHARRPEKRCFQEKRQKPAALADVAKRDEHSGTSSSDDSCGDSDSASDSDTDPDIDSDTEVSSDSDDDGYAEGTRKNITRMEDRWERYCRKREKKYRALARPDCKWADPATALRDAGQKELTLFVRWCLGLRLGKNGRKLKGIKKFKALDTDWKSFLRHYEKLTEEPMDDALGRRMRKSIRKVARKHGLDTDEKEKTPMFIEDVVPLQETTLRTMEKRFDLGLQRMQQCLYPLMACFTVNRINAMRRLQYQHLQCSIQRDPHGGPPRILLEIKYKFAKKYMGVTQANTFPLPEIIYDPSLMLSPHTFLLGILFHDNAFRAPGIKSMGDLRRLWVEDGRQQMEVPLKRDKAKHYVFCKVKSVRGKIQIYREQPIPSSTLSRQLKVFGEIAGFKWSLFTHRFRYGGGTILNESGLVSDAQQNLIMKHADIRTFLNHYLPRRIGTDMQALMRGLKPDSDMMRAVTRMGRWIDRRRPRELTDAQKATVEHDPELQKAIRKRDAFSKKLQRSQKKSDRKLDKLDKLKRDVTNTRNRLLYALRQRVREEFDEEQAVLDIERQLAGTAILDEEAKEQLQTEEQLLPQQIHLLGKLMTWPTSLSVEIEWQRRNEATEAVRLYCDVLEGGPRRGRRPKRIVPIQDTRMPSPPREIMAPAQPPLLAPSPSRHEIVLQEAGEDIRTAAKPRACFQCYGNPAGFDNRRLMQYSRHKGLLRHFRAVHLDDRYCNYCNESVDNEMYWRRHTVDKHRLNVRYLGDYPCDL; from the exons ATGGCTCGCCGCCCACGACATCACAGCAgcaacgacgacgacgacggaACCGCTAGCAATGCGTCTTTCCGCCTAGACTCGGACGACGCCGCAAGTGTGGGTTTCCAGACGGACATCACAGATGTCACAGACTCCGACATGCCTCTACCCACTCGCCACAGAGGCAAGGGTCGACCCCGTCAGAACCGCTCTATGCAGAAGTCTTCGGGAAGGAAGTCTCATGAGAATAATAAAggatctccatctccaagccGTGCAAATACGGACTCAGACTGCAGCTCTATAGAAGGTGGCATGGTTGTTGGCGCCAGCCATGCTCGTCGCCCAGAGAAAAGGTGTTTCCAGGAGAAACGTCAAAAACCGGCTGCGTTGGCAGACGTCGCAAAACGAGACGAGCATTCAGGCACCAGCTCCAGTGATGATAGTTGCGGTGATAGTGACTCTGCCAGTGACTCTGACACGGACCCCGATATTGATTCGGATACCGAGGTATCGTCAgacagtgatgatgacggttaTGCAGAGGGCACCAGAAAGAACATTACACGGATGGAAGACCGATGGGAACG GTATTgccgaaagagagagaagaagtacaGGGCGTTAGCGCGACCGGACTGCAAGTGGGCTGATCCAGCGACTGCACTTCGCGATGCTGGGCAAAAGGAGTTGACTCTGTTCGTCCGTTGGTGCCTGGGACTGCGGCTGGGCAAAAATGGTCGGAAGCTCAAGGGTATCAAGAAATTCAAGGCACTGGATACGGACTGGAAATCGTTTCTCCGACACTATGAAAAGCTCACGGAAGAGCCAATGGACGATGCGCTCGGTCGGCGAATGAGGAAG AGTATTCGAAAAGTTGCAAGGAAGCATGGTTTAGATacagatgagaaagaaaagactcCGATGTTTATCGAAGATGTGGTGCCCCTGCAGGAGACAACCCTGCGCACCATGGAGAAACGTTTCGATCTTGGTCTTCAGCGCATGCAGCAATGTCTCTACCCTTTAATGGCCTGCTTTACGGTGAATCGGATCAATGCGATGCGTCGTCTTCAGTACCAGCATCTACAGTGTTCGATCCAACGGGATCCTCATGGTGGACCCCCCCGAATCCTTCTGGAGATCAAGTATAAATTTGCCAAGAAATACATGGGTGTGACGCAAGC AAAcaccttccccctccccgaGATTATCTATGATCCATCATTGATGCTGAGCCCTCATACGTTCCTTCTTGGGATTCTCTTTCATGATAATGCATTTCGGGCTCCAGGAATAAAGTCCATGGGGGACCTCCGACGCCTGTGGGTGGAAGATGGCCGCCAGCAGATGGAGGTCCCATTAAAACGGGACAAGGCTAAACACTACGTATTCTGCAAAGTCAAGAGCGTCCGCGGCAAGATTCAGATATATCGCGAGCAGCCCATCCCCTCAAGTACCCTATCTCGACAGCTCAAGGTCTTCGGCGAGATCGCCGGCTTTAAGTGGTCGTTGTTCACGCATCGGTTCCGGTACGGTGGGGGCACTATTCTGAATGAAAGCG GTCTTGTCAGTGATGCCCAACAGAACTTGATCATGAAGCACGCTGATATCCGAACATTCCTGAACCATTACCTTCCTCGGCGCATCGGCACTGATATGCAGGCGTTGATGAGAGGACTCAAGCCAGATTCAGACATGATGAGAGCTGTCACCCGGATGGGACGATGGATTGACCGACGTCGGCCCCGAGAGCTTACTGATGCGCAGAAGGCCACGGTAGAGCACGATCCAGAGCTGCAGAAAGCCATTCGTAAGCGGGATGCGTTCTCCAAAAAACTTCAGCGCAGTCAGAAAAAGAGTGACCGGAAGCTCGATAAGCTTGACAAGCTGAAACGGGATGTCACGAATACGCGGAATCGACTCTTGTATGCGCTCCGCCAACGTGTGCGAGAGGAATTTGACGAGGAGCAGGCGGTCCTTGATATTGAGCGGCAACTGGCGGGCACTGCGATTCTAGAcgaagaggcgaaggagcAGCTCCAAACTGAAGAGCAACTCCTTCCTCAGCAGATTCACCTGCTAGGTAAACTCATGACTTGGCCCACCTCCTTGTCGGTGGAAATCGAGTGGCAGCGGCGAAATGAGGCTACCGAAGCCGTTCGACTCTATTgtgatgttctggaaggtgGCCCGCGACGAGGTCGACGGCCGAAGCGGATTGTTCCGATTCAAGACACCCGGATGCCTAGCCCCCCCAGAGAAATTATGGCGCCGGCCCAACCCCCTCTTCTTGCCCCGTCGCCCTCACGGCATGAAATCGTCTTGCAGGAGGCTGGCGAAGACATCCGAACTGCCGCGAAGCCCCGAGCATGCTTTCAATGCTATGGAAACCCCGCGGGATTTGACAATCGGCGTCTTATGCAGTACTCCCGCCACAAAGGTCTGTTGCGACACTTCCGAGCCGTGCATCTCGACGATCGTTACTGTAACTACTGCAACGAGTCGGTGGACAACGAGATGTATTGGCGAAGGCACACCGTAGACAAGCATCGCTTGAATGTCAGATACCTTGGGGACTATCCTTGTGATCTCTGA